From a region of the Coffea arabica cultivar ET-39 chromosome 3e, Coffea Arabica ET-39 HiFi, whole genome shotgun sequence genome:
- the LOC113736939 gene encoding uncharacterized protein, protein MLEDSMHTLQSREISGLVYNKKLSRMLRILSRRFRRLCSRIRWLLRRRPRPKVVIRRFGKLNSKGQLNKEATIKNSPSYVNGQVKVAFTQRPIRVATFNAALFSLAPAIPKAEKSVVFIPGDEEYLKSETRVKPVSGRPKSILKQSPLHPTIGDPELTSSQIKLTRSKPKVSINLPENEISLAQNKVLSFEEDSSTNIVSFYTNSIAPMRSPICFPLGMANWMNDGSKSIYDVLKELDADILALQDVKAEEEKQMTPLSNLAEALGMYYVFAESWAPEYGNAIMSKWPIKKWKVQRIYDDKDFRNVLKATIDVPWVGDLNFYCTQLDHLDENWRMKQINAIIQSSDHPHILAGGLNSLDASDYSSERWTNIVKYYEELGKPTPKTQVVNFLKEKEYTDAKHFPGEFEPVVIIAKGQSVQGTCKYGTRVDYIMASPDLPYNFVPGSYSVISSKGTSDHHIVKVDIMKAANTAQHLGGKRHKKLKQRVVKITNSCTSRGFWHL, encoded by the exons ATGTTGGAGGACTCAATGCACACACTTCAATCAAGAGAGATTTCGGGGCTTGTATACAATAAGAAATTGTCTCGCATGTTGCGTATCCTAAGCAGGAGATTTCGACGCCTTTGCTCAAGGATAAGGTGGTTGCTCCGGAGGCGTCCGAGGCCTAAAGTGGTAATCAGGAGATTTGGGAAGCTGAACTCAAAAGGTCAGCTTAACAAAGAAGCAACAATCAAAAATTCTCCAAGTTACGTAAATGGACAAGTGAAAGTTGCTTTTACACAAAGGCCTATTCGAGTTGCAACTTTCAATGCAGCCTTGTTTTCACTTGCACCTGCTATTCCCAAGGCTGAAAAGTCGGTTGTTTTCATTCCTGGCGACGAAGAGTATCTGAAGAGTGAAACTCGGGTTAAGCCAGTGAGTGGTCGTCCAAAGAGCATACTCAAACAGTCTCCCCTGCACCCCACAATTGGTGATCCGGAGCTAACTTCCAGTCAGATCAAACTCACCAGATCAAAACCAAAAGTTTCGATAAATCTTCCTGAAAATGAGATATCACTGGCACAAAACAAGGTGCTTAGCTTTGAGGAAGATTCTTCGACCAATATAGTGTCTTTCTACACAAACAGCATAGCTCCAATGAGGTCTCCCATATGCTTTCCCCTTGGCATGGCTAACTGGATGAATGATGGAAGTAAGAGCATTTATGATGTGCTTAAAGAACTGGATGCTGATATCTTGGCTTTGCAAGATGTGAAAGCTGAGGAAGAGAAACAAATGACCCCTTTGTCTAATTTGGCTGAGGCCTTAGGTATGTACTATGTCTTTGCAGAAAGCTGGGCTCCTGAGTATGGGAATGCTATCatgtcaaaatggccaattaagAAGTGGAAAGTTCAGAGAATTTATGATGACAAGGACTTCAG GAATGTGCTCAAGGCTACAATTGATGTCCCATGGGTGGGGGACCTCAACTTTTATTGCACTCAACTTGACCATTTAGATGAGAATTGGAGGATGAAGCAAATCAATGCAATTATTCAGTCAAGTGATCATCCACACATTTTGGCTGGAGGCCTCAATTCTCTTGATGCATCAGATTACTCATCTGAAAGATGGACCAATATTGTGAAG TATTACGAGGAGCTGGGAAAACCAACACCAAAAACTCAAGTGGTGaatttcttgaaggaaaaagaataCACAGATGCCAAGCACTTTCCAGGCGAATTTGAGCCAGTGGTCATCATTGCCAAAGGCCAAA GTGTTCAGGGAACCTGCAAATATGGAACCCGTGTGGACTATATTATGGCCTCCCCTGACCTGCCATACAACTTTGTGCCTGGATCATACTCGGTCATTTCATCCAAAGGCACATCTGATCATCACATAGTCAAGGTTGATATTATGAAAGCAGCAAATACAGCTCAACATTTGGGTGGCAAAAGACACAAGAAACTAAAACAAAGAGttgtaaagatcacaaattcTTGTACTTCAAGAGGATTTTGGCACTTATAG
- the LOC113736302 gene encoding uncharacterized protein: MENEKRYESYVLIHNIAKRHNVGTLARSCTAFGVSELILVGRRDFNAFGSHGSTSHLNFRHFNSLSLAKSFLKERDCDICGVEITDDAVAVNQHPFKRSTAFLLGNEGTGLSAKECEICDFFVYIPQYGCGTASLNVTVAASIVLHHFGVWAGFSERTREGNKFVVAERPTKQERKNYCAETTESIVEERRLKRENTSNGFFDESVKDDSSSNLLDGLFDS, from the exons ATGGAGAATGAGAAGAGATACGAGAGCTATGTGTTAATACACAATATAGCAAAGAGGCACAACGTGGGAACGCTAGCCAGAAGCTGCACTGCTTTTGGAGTCTCAGAGCTGATTTTAGTGGGCCGCCGGGACTTCAACGCCTTTGGCAGCCATGGCTCCACCTCCCACCTCAATTTCCGTCATTTCAACTCTCTCTCCCTCGCCAAATCCTTCCTCAAG GAGAGGGATTGTGATATATGTGGGGTGGAGATTACGGACGATGCTGTGGCTGTGAATCAACATCCTTTCAAGAGAAGCACTGCTTTTCTTCTTGGTAATGAG GGAACGGGGCTTTCTGCAAAAGAGTGTGAGATATGTGATTTCTTTGTTTACATTCCGCAATATGGGTGTGGCACAGCTTCTTTAAATGTTACTGTTGCAGCCTCTATTGTTCTACACCACTTTGGAG TTTGGGCAGGATTCTCTGAGAGAACCCGTGAAGGCAACAAGTTTGTTGTGGCTGAAAGACCAACAAAGCAGGAAAGGAAGAATTACTGTGCTGAAACAACAGAATCTATTGTTGAGGAGCGAAGACTTAAAAGAGAGAATACCTCGAATGGGTTTTTTGATGAGAGTGTGAAAGATGATTCATCATCTAATCTTCTGGATGGACTATTTGATTCTTAG
- the LOC113736904 gene encoding pyruvate, phosphate dikinase, chloroplastic: MKRVFTFGKGRSEGNKGMKSLLGGKGANLAEMASIGLSVPPGLTISTEACEEYQQSGKKLPQGLWEEILEGLGIVEKDMGAFLGNPSKPLLLSVRSGAAISMPGMMDTVLNLGLNDEVVAGLAAKSGERFAYDSYRRFLDMFGNVVMDIPHSLFEEKLQKLKDEKGIMLDTDLSASDLKELVEQYKSVYLEAKGEKFPTDPKMQLELAVKAVFNSWDSPRAIKYRSINQITGLKGTAVNIQSMVFGNMGNTSGTGVLFTRNPGTGEKKLYGEFLINAQGEDVVAGIRTPEDLDTMKNCMPEAYKELVENCEILERHYKDMMDIEFTVQENRLWMLQCRSGKRTGKGAIKIAVDMVNERLVDTSTAIKMVEPQHLDQLLHPQFEDPNAYKDKVIAKGLPASPGAAVGQIVFSAEDAETWHTQGKCVILVRTETSPEDVGGMHAAAGILTARGGMTSHAAVVARGWGKCCVSGCGDIRVNDAERALVVGGKVINEGEWISLNGSTGEVILGKQPLAPPAMTGDLEIFMSWADKIRRIKVMANADTPDDALTARNNGAEGIGLCRTEHMFFASDERIKAVRKMIMAISLEQRKEALDSLLPYQRSDFEGIFRAMDGLPVTIRLLDPPLHEFLPEGNLEEIVGQLTTDTGMSEDEVYSRIEKLSEVNPMLGFRGCRLGISYPELTEMQVRAIFEAAVSLRNQGFTVLPEIMVPLVGTPEELGHQVSLVRNVAEKVFSEMGASLSYKVGTMIEIPRAALVADEIAKEAEFFSFGTNDLTQMTFGYSRDDVGKFLPIYLAKGILQADPFEVLDQKGVGQLIKIATERGRAARPSLKVGICGEHGGEPSSVAFFAEAGLDYVSCSPFRVPIARLAAAQVAVE; the protein is encoded by the exons ATGAAG AGAGTATTTACTTTCGGCAAAGGTAGAAGTGAGGGCAACAAGGGCATGAAGTCTTTG TTGGGAGGAAAAGGTGCAAATCTTGCTGAAATGGCAAGTATTGGTTTATCTGTCCCGCCTGGACTGACGATATCAACAGAAGCATGCGAAGAATATCAGCAGAGTGGCAAGAAGCTGCCGCAAGGATTGTGGGAGGAAATATTGGAAGGTTTAGGCATCGTGGAGAAGGATATGGGAGCTTTTCTTGGGAACCCTTCCAAGCCACTCCTCCTCTCTGTTAGATCCGGTGCAGCG ATTTCGATGCCAGGCATGATGGATACAGTCCTAAACCTTGGACTAAATGATGAGGTTGTTGCTGGTTTGGCTGCAAAAAGTGGTGAGCGTTTTGCATATGACTCGTACAGAAGGTTCCTCGACATGTTTGGAAATGTT GTGATGGACATTCCACATTCTCTATTTGAGGAAAAGCTGCAAAAGTTAAAGGATGAAAAGGGCATAATGCTGGACACTGACCTATCTGCCTCTGATCTCAAGGAGCTGGTAGAACAGTACAAGAGTGTCTACCTTGAGGCCAAGGGAGAAAAGTTTCCCACAG ACCCAAAAATGCAGTTGGAATTGGCAGTCAAGGCAGTATTTAATTCATGGGACAGTCCTCGGGCTATTAAATATAGGAGCATTAATCAAATAACTGGTTTGAAGGGAACTGCAGTTAACATCCAAAGCATGGTTTTTGGAAACATGGGAAACACTTCTGGTACTGGTGTTCTCTTCACCAGGAACCCAGGCACCGGTGAGAAGAAGCTCTATGGGGAGTTTCTGATAAATGCTCAG GGAGAGGATGTTGTAGCTGGCATTAGAACACCTGAGGACTTGGATACCATGAAGAATTGTATGCCTGAAGCTTACAAGGAACTTGTTGAGAattgtgaaattttagaaaGACATTACAAAGACATGATG GATATTGAATTCACTGTTCAAGAAAATAGGCTATGGATGTTGCAATGTCGATCAGGAAAACGCACAGGCAAAGGTGCAATAAAGATTGCTGTGGACATGGTTAATGAACGGCTTGTTGACACTAGCactgcaatcaaaatggtggAGCCACAGCATCTTGACCAACTTCTTCATCCACAG TTTGAGGATCCAAATGCTTACAAAGACAAAGTGATTGCAAAGGGCCTGCCTGCATCACCTGGAGCAGCAGTTGGGCAGATTGTCTTTAGTGCTGAGGATGCTGAAACATGGCACACGCAAGGAAAGTGTGTCATTTTG GTGAGAACTGAAACCAGTCCCGAGGACGTTGGAGGAATGCATGCAGCAGCCGGAATCTTGACAGCTAGAGGTGGCATGACATCTCATGCAGCTGTTGTAGCTCGTGGCTGGGGAAAATGTTGTGTTTCAGGTTGTGGTGACATCCGCGTAAATGATGCTGAAAGG GCTCTAGTTGTAGGAGGTAAAGTAATTAATGAAGGAGAATGGATTTCACTAAATGGTTCGACGGGTGAAGTGATATTGGGTAAACAACCACTGGCTCCACCTGCCATGACAGGTGATTTGGAGATCTTCATGTCATGGGCTGACAAAATAAGACGGATTAAG GTGATGGCAAATGCAGATACACCTGATGATGCACTTACTGCAAGGAACAATGGTGCTGAAGGAATTGGTTTATGTCGAACAGAGCACATG TTCTTTGCTTCTGATGAAAGAATAAAGGCCGTTAGGAAGATGATAATGGCAATTTCCCTGGAGCAGAGGAAGGAAGCCCTGGACTCGTTGTTGCCTTATCAACGATCTGATTTTGAGGGCATTTTCCGTGCTATGGATG GTCTTCCTGTCACAATTCGGCTGCTAGACCCTCCACTTCATGAGTTTCTCCCAGAAGGCAACCTTGAAGAAATTGTTGGTCAACTAACTACAGATACAGGCATGTCAGAAGATGAAGTTTACTCGAGGATTGAGAAATTATCAGAAGTGAATCCAATGCTTGGATTTCGAGGATGCAG ACTTGGAATATCGTATCCGGAGTTGACAGAAATGCAAGTGCGGGCAATTTTTGAGGCTGCAGTCTCTCTTAGAAATCAAGGCTTTACAGTACTCCCAGAAATTATGGTGCCCCTTGTTGGAACACCTGAG GAATTAGGCCATCAAGTAAGCTTAGTACGAAATGTTGCTGAAAAAGTCTTCTCAGAGATGGGTGCCTCACTGAGCTATAAGGTGGGAACCATGATAGAAATCCCAAGAGCTGCTCTTGTTGCAGATGAG ATTGCTAAGGAAGCAGAATTCTTTTCCTTTGGGACAAATGACCTCACTCAAATGACATTTGGGTACAGTAGAGATGATGTTGGCAAGTTTCTCCCCATTTACTTGGCTAAAGGCATTCTACAAGCAGATCCATTTGAG GTACTTGATCAGAAGGGTGTCGGCCAACTCATCAAGATCGCTACAGAAAGAGGCCGTGCAGCGAGGCCGAGCTTGAAG GTCGGAATTTGTGGAGAACATGGAGGGGAACCTTCTTCTGTTGCCTTCTTTGCTGAGGCTGGACTTGACTATGTTTCATGCTCTCCATTCAG GGTCCCCATTGCAAGGCTAGCAGCAGCTCAAGTTGCAGTAGAATGA
- the LOC113737893 gene encoding protein DMP2-like has protein sequence MANKASIAQNAFVGLSSLIKLLPTGTVFAYQFLNPLLIGGDGDSCKVANKVLSYILIVVCGLSCFFSSFTDSYTDSDGEVHYGIATFKGFWPNPDDKDLSSYKIRFGDFVHASFALLVFAGVALLNDNSVDCFYPSFEKHKKVVVSVLPTVVGAVSSAVFALFPTKRNYIGYPPSSQKSNPPKSLLDG, from the coding sequence atgGCCAATAAAGCAAGCATAGCACAAAACGCATTTGTTGGCCTTAGCAGCCTCATCAAGCTTCTTCCAACAGGGACCGTCTTCGCCTACCAGTTCCTCAATCCTTTGTTAATCGGCGGCGACGGCGACAGCTGCAAAGTAGCTAACAAGGTCCTATCTTACATTCTAATAGTGGTTTGTGGGCTTTCTTGCTTTTTCTCAAGCTTCACAGATAGCTACACGGATAGTGACGGAGAAGTTCATTATGGTATAGCAACTTTCAAGGGTTTTTGGCCGAATCCTGATGACAAGGATCTGTCGTCCTACAAGATTCGATTTGGGGATTTTGTGCATGCATCTTTTGCTTTGTTGGTGTTTGCTGGTGTGGCCCTTTTGAACGATAATTCCGTCGACTGCTTCTATCCATCTTTTGAGAAGCATAAGAAGGTTGTGGTGTCGGTGTTGCCTACTGTGGTTGGTGCGGTTTCAAGCGCTGTTTTTGCCTTGTTTCCCACCAAGCGCAACTACATAGGCTATCCTCCTTCCAGCCAGAAATCTAATCCCCCCAAGTCTTTACTGGATGGATAA